From a single Pieris rapae chromosome 17, ilPieRapa1.1, whole genome shotgun sequence genomic region:
- the LOC110993643 gene encoding protein yellow-like produces the protein MLARFLILGCLLATISATVKLRELYSWNVLDWNYPDLYSKQRDLDSGALNPKNALPVGIERWRNKLFVSVPRWFPGIPATLNYISLDAPYEPSPKLTPYPSFKENELGNCENGLTTVYRIKADKCDRLWVLDVGTYGYDPNVTNVCPYALSVYDLHTNQRLRRYVFRSEDIVPTTFIANIALDEGDTCEDYFAYFSDELGYGLITYSWEQNKSWRFSHGFFLPDPLVGDFNIAGMNFQWISEGIFGISASPKGPDGYRTLYFSPITSNTEFAVSTRILRDETKVKGSYKDFKVVGSRGPDTHTTAKVVDETGVQLYNLIDQNAIGCWNTQLPMKPQNTAVVDRDDVSMIFPCDVKVDGGRNVWVISDRMSIFLESELDYSDINFRIFTANFDDLVRGTVCDPSITTYQQPNYRNSIPIYQNFPSSTPRGIPGFRSSLGSVGPQKFINDANPTFINYNAQQSQPYVFPTAKSLSTTRNPWWTTNNYSY, from the exons atgtTGGCGCGTTTTCTTATACTCGGCTGCCTATTGGCCACAATTTCTGCTACTGTAAAACTGCGGGAACTGTACTCCTGGAATGTTTTGGACTGGAATTACCCTGATTTGTACTCGAAGCAGAGGGATCTAGACAGTGGGGCCCTGAATCCTAAAAATGCCCTTCCAGTTGGTATCGAGAGATGGAGGAACAAGCTCTTCGTCAGTGTGCCTAGATGGTTTCCAG GAATACCAGCAACATTGAATTACATATCTCTGGACGCACCATACGAGCCATCACCAAAGTTGACACCATACCCAAGTTTTAAGGAAAATGAGCTTGGAAACTGTGAAAATGGTCTGACCACTGTGTACAGAATCAAGGCGGATAAATGCGATCGTTTATGGGTTTTAGATGTCGGTACCTACGGCTATG atcCGAATGTTACCAATGTCTGCCCGTATGCGCTTAGCGTTTATGACTTACACACTAACCAAAGACTAAGAAGATACGTCTTCCGCTCTGAAGATATCGTACCAACCACCTTCATTGCCAATATAGCATTAGACGAAGGTGACACCTGTGAAGACTACTTCGCCTACTTTTCAGATGAACTGGGCTACGGTCTGATCACTTACTCTTGGGAACAAAACAAGTCTTGGCGATTCAGTCACGGATTTTTCCTTCCCGACCCCTTAGTTGGTGACTTCAATATCGCCGGCATGAACTTCCAATGGATCTCCGAAGGGATTTTCGGAATTTCCGCCTCACCAAAAGGACCCGATGGATACAGAACTCTCTACTTCAGCCCGATAACGAGCAACACAGAATTTGCTGTTTCAACGCGTATTCTTAGGGATGAAACTAAAGTTAAAGGATCTTACAAAGATTTCAAAGTAGTTGGTTCAAGAGGTCCCGATACCCACACAACCGCTAAAGTAGTGGACGAAACAGGTGTTCAGCTGTACAATTTGATTGATCAAAATGCCATTGGGTGCTGGAACACACAACTGCCAATGAAACCGCAAAATACAGCTGTAGTTGATCGTGATGATGTTTCGATGATCTTCCCGTGCGACGTTAAAGTCGATGGAGGACGAAACGTTTGGGTAATATCAGACCGAATGTCTATATTCTTAGAGTCTGAATTGGACTACAGCGATATAAACTTCAGAATTTTCACCGCCAACTTCGATGATCTGGTTCGTGGAACAGTCTGTGACCCATCTATTACAACATATCAACAACCAAACTATCGCAACTCTATTCCTATCTATCAAAACTTCCCTTCAAGTACACCACGAGGTATACCAGGTTTTAGATCTTCGCTTGGCTCAGTAGGTCCACAGAAGTTTATAAATGACGCCAATCCAActtttattaactataatgCCCAACAAAGCCAGCCCTATGTATTCCCTACTGCAAAATCCCTGTCTACAACAAGGAACCCCTGGTGGACCACAAATAATTATTCGTATTAA